In one Cyclopterus lumpus isolate fCycLum1 chromosome 22, fCycLum1.pri, whole genome shotgun sequence genomic region, the following are encoded:
- the rock2a gene encoding rho-associated protein kinase 2 isoform X2 produces MSLGAERRMEARLKKLEDMIREPRSAINLESLLDSLNALVLDLDYPSLRKNKNIETFLNRYEAVIRQTRDLQMKSEDFDRVKVIGRGAFGEVQLVRHKASQKVYAMKVLSKFEMIKRSDSAFFWEERDIMAFANSPWVVQLCCAFQDEHYLYMVMEYMPGGDLVNLTSTYDVPEKWAKFYTAEVVMALDAIHSMGFIHRDVKPDNMLLDRLGHLKLADFGTCMKMNSAGMVHCDTAVGTPDYISPEVLKSQGGDGYYGRECDWWSVGVFIFEMLVGDTPFYADSLVGTYSKIMDHKNSLNFPDDVEISKDAKNIICAFLTDREVRLGRNGVEEIKRHPFFKNDQWTFDTIRDTVAPVVPELSSDIDTSNFDEIEDDKGDVETFPTPKAYVGNQLPFVGFTYFKEDQLLNSSNNVLVTHDNSKGESAALQKKLCHLEVQLNNEKQVKGDLEHKHRAATSRLDKISKELEEEVSGRKNLESTLRQLEREKALLQHKSLESNRKAESEADRKRCLENEVNSLRDQLDDTKRRNQNSHISNETNLHLQKQLEEANASLRAESEAATRLRKTQTESSKQLQQLEANVRELQDKCCLLERSKLSLEKEGISLQAALEAERREHSLGSETISDLMGRISGLEEEARQQRQTLSKTEAEKRQLQEKHTDLEKEKSNKEIDLTYKLKVLQQELEQEEASHKATRALLADKSKIKVTIEGAKSESMKEMDQKLAEERVAKLRLENRILDLEKHSSMMDCDYKQALQKLDELRRHKDRLTEEVKNLTLKIEQETQKRNLTQNDLKAQNQQLNSLRTSEKQLKQEANHLLDIKRSLEKQNQELRKERQDTDGQMKELQDQLEAEQYFSTLYKTQVRELKEECEERNKLYKDGQQTLQELQEERDSLAAQLEITLTKADSEQLARSIAEEQYSDLEKEKIMKELELKEMMARHRQELSEKDITIYSLEEANRTLTSDVANLANEKEELNNKLKEAIEESEKSKDWEQQISQMKQAFEKQLQSERTLKTQAVNKLAEIMNRKELRGVGSRRGNDTDMRRKEKENRKLQLELRSEKEKLNSSIIKYQREINEMQAQLSDESQMRIELQMALDSKDSDIEQLRNLLQSLSVQSMDSASVSSGPEFDTDDAYTEIRLEGWLSLPVRNNTKKFGWEKKYVVVSSKKILFYNNELDKEHSIPYMVLDIDKLFHVRPVTQTDVYRADAKEIPRIFQILYANEGESKKEPEFPVDPLPIGEKSSYICHKGHEFIPTLYHFPANCEACTKPLWNMFKPPPALECRRCHIKCHKDHMDKKEEIIAPCKVNYDVSSAKNLLLLALSQEEQQKWVSRLVKKIPKKPLPPEHFARSSPRASMKVQPSQSVRRPSRQLPTSKSRSNGFKMRQEESLSGLWYK; encoded by the exons GACTCCCTCAACGCCCTGGTCTTGGACTTGGACTACCCCTCACTACGCAAGAACAAAAACATCGAGACCTTCTTAAACAGAt ATGAGGCAGTCATAAGACAGACTCGAGACCTCCAGATGAAGTCTGAAGACTTTGACAGAGTTAAAGTCATCGGTCGAGGGGCCTTTGGTGAAGTTCAACTA GTCCGGCACAAAGCCTCTCAGAAGGTCTACGCCATGAAGGTGCTGAGCAAGTTTGAGATGATCAAGCGCTCGGACTCCGCCTTCTTCtgggaagagagggacatcATGGCCTTCGCAAACAGCCCCTGGGTCGTGCAG TTGTGCTGTGCCTTCCAAGACGAGCACTACCTCTACATGGTGATGGAGTACATGCCAGGAGGCGATCTGGTCAACCTCACCAGCACCTACGACGTGCCGGAGAAGTGGGCCAAGTTCTACACTGCGGAGGTGGTGATGGCCCTGGATGCCATTCACTCCATGGGCTTCATCCATCGGGACGTGAAGCCCGACAATATGCTGCTGGACCGACTCGGGCACCTCAAGCTGGCCGACTTCGGCACGTGCATGAAGATGAACTCG GCCGGCATGGTGCACTGTGACACGGCTGTCGGGACCCCGGACTACATCTCTCCTGAGGTGCTGAAATCCCAGGGAGGAGACGGGTATTATGGGAGAGAGTGCGACTGGTGGTCTGTAGGGGTCTTCATCTTCGAGATGCTTGTTG GTGACACGCCCTTCTACGCCGACTCTCTGGTGGGAACCTACAGCAAGATCATGGACCACAAGAACTCCCTTAACTTCCCCGACGATGTGGAGATCTCCAAAGATGCCAAGAATATCATCTGTGCCTTCCTGACAGACAG GGAGGTGCGATTGGGCAGAAACGGCGTGGAGGAAATCAAGCGGCACCCTTTCTTCAAGAACGACCAGTGGACCTTCGACACCATCAGAGACA cGGTCGCCCCTGTGGTCCCAGAGCTGAGCAGTGACATAGACACCAGCAATTTCGACGAGATTGAAGATGACAAGGGCGACGTGGAAACGTTCCCCACTCCTAAGGCCTATGTCGGAAACCAGCTACCCTTTGTTGGCTTCACCTACTTCAAAGAAGACCA GTTATTAAATTCTTCCAACAATGTCTTGGTGACTCACGACAATTCGAAAGGAGAG TCGGCAGCACTGCAGAAGAAACTGTGTCACCTGGAGGTGCAGCTGAACAATGAGAAGCAGGTCAAAGGCGATCTGGAGCACAAACACAG agctGCCACTAGCCGTCTGGACAAAATCTCCAAAGAGCTTGAGGAAGAG GTGAGCGGCAGGAAGAACCTGGAGTCGACCCTGAggcagctggagagagagaaagccctCCTGCAGCACAAGAGCCTGGAGAGCAACCGCAAGGCCGAGAGCGAGGCCGACCGGAAGCGCTGCCTCGAGAATGAAG TCAACAGCCTTCGAGACCAGCTGGACGACACGAAGAGGAGAAACCAGAATTCACACATTTCCAATGAGACGAACCTTCACCTGCAGAAACAG CTGGAGGAAGCCAACGCGTCTCTGCGGGCCGAGTCGGAGGCGGCGACTAGGCTTCGTAAAACCCAGACGGAGAGCAgcaagcagctgcagcagctggaggccAACGTGCGCGAGCTGCAGGACAAATGCTGCCTGCTGGAGCGCAGCAAGCTGAGCCTGGAGAAGGAGGGCATCAGCCTGCAGGCTGCGCTGGAGGCTGAGAGGAGGGAGCACAGCCTGGGCTCGGAGACCATCAGCGACCTGATGG GACGCATCTctggcctggaggaggaggcccgTCAGCAGAGACAGACTCTGTCCAAAACTGAGGCTGAGAAGAGGCAGCTTCAGGAAAAACACACCGATCTGGAGAAG GAGAAGAGCAACAAGGAGATTGATTTGACCTACAAGCTGAAGGTGctgcagcaggagctggagcaggaggaggcctCTCACAAGGCAACCAGGGCGCTGCTGGCAGACAAGAGCAAGATCAAAGTGACCATCGAGGGCGCCAAGTCGGAGTCCATGAAGG AGATGGATCAAAAGCTGGCGGAGGAGCGGGTGGCCAAGCTCAGACTGGAGAACCGAATCCTGGATCTGGAGAAGCATAGCAGCATGATGGACTGCGACTATAAACAGGCCCTGCAGAAACTAGATGAGCTGCGCAGACACAAAGACCGACTAACCGAGGAG GTGAAGAACCTGACGCTGAAGATCGAGCAGGAGACCCAGAAGCGAAACCTGACCCAGAATGACCTGAAGGCCCAGAACCAGCAGCTCAATTCCCTGCGAACCTCCGAGAagcagctgaagcaggaagcgAATCACCTGCTTGACATCAAACGCAGCCTGGAGAAACAGAACCAGGAGCTACGCAA agaaagacaggaCACAGACGGACAAATGAAGGAGCTCCAGGACCAGTTGGAAGCCGAACAGTATTTCTCT ACGCTGTACAAGACCCAGGTCCGTGAACTAAAGGAGGAGTGcgaggagaggaacaaactgtACAAAGACGGGCAGCAGActctgcaggagctgcaggaggagag GGATTCTCTGGCGGCTCAACTCGAGATCACGCTGACGAAGGCCGACTCGGAGCAGCTGGCGCGCTCCATCGCCGAGGAGCAGTACTCGGacctggagaaggagaagataatgaaggagctggagctgaaggagatgatGGCCCGCCATCGCCAGGAGCTGTCTGAGAAGGACATCACCATCTACTCG CTGGAGGAAGCCAATAGGACCCTGACCAGTGACGTCGCCAACCTAGCCaatgagaaggaggagctgaacaACAAACTGAAGGAGGCAATAGaag AATCAGAAAAGTCAAAGGATTGGGAGCAGCAGATCAGCCAGATGAAGCAGGCCTTTGAGAAGCAGCTCCAGTCGGAGAGGACACTGAAAACTCAG GCCGTCAACAAGCTGGCAGAGATCATGAACAGGAAGGAGCTCCGCGGCGTAGGCAGTCGCCGCGGTAACGACACCGACATGCGgcggaaggagaaggagaacaggaAGCTGCAGTTAGAGCTGAGGTCGGAGAAGGAAAAGCTCAACAGCAGCATCATCAAATACCAGCGGGAGATCAACGAGATGCAGGCG CAACTGTCTGATGAGAGTCAAATGCGCATTGAGCTGCAGATGGCCCTGGACAGCAAGGACAGCGACATCGAGCAGCTGAGGAACCTCCTGCAGTCGCTCAGTGTTCAATCAATGGATTCGGCCAGCGTCAGCAGCGGGCCGGAGTTCGATACCGATGACGCATACACAG AAATCAGACTGGAGGGCTGGCTCTCCCTCCCTGTAAGAAACAACACCAAGAAGTTTGGATGGGAGAAAAAG TACGTTGTCGTGAGCAGCAAGAAGATCCTCTTCTACAACAACGAGCTGGACAAAGAGCACTCCATTCCCTACATGGTGCTGGATATAGA CAAACTCTTCCACGTGAGGCCCGTCACTCAAACGGACGTGTACCGCGCCGACGCCAAAGAGATTCCCAGGATATTCCAG ATTCTTTACGCCAACGAAGGCGAGAGCAAAAAGGAGCCCGAGTTTCCTGTGGACCCGCTGCCCATCGGAGAGAAGTCCAGCTACATCTGCCACAAGGGCCACGAGTTCATCCCCACGCTCTACCACTTCCCCGCCAACTGCGAGGCGTGCACCAAGCCGCTGTGGAACATGTTCAAGCCGCCGCCCGCCCTGGAGTGCCGGCGCTGCCACATCAAGTGCCACAAGGACCACATGGACAAGAAGGAGGAGATCATCGCTCCGTGCAAAG TGAACTACGACGTGTCCTCGGCCAagaacctgctgctgctggccttgtcccaggaggagcagcagaagtgGGTGAGCCGGCTGGTCAAGAAGATTCCCAAGAAGCCTTTGCCGCCGGAGCACTTTGCGCGCTCCTCGCCGCGCGCCTCCATGAAGGTCCAGCCCAGCCAGTCCGTGAGGAGGCCCAGTCGACAGCTGCCCACCAGCAAGAGCAG GTCAAATGGCTTCAaaatgaggcaggaggaatCCCTCAGTGGACTCTGGTACAAATGA